AATGACGTCGCTGGCCAGCCCCATGACATCACGCtggtgggtggtggggagggccgcggcggggcgggggggcgagCTGGGGCTGCCCTACCTGGATGACTCTCATGTTGAGGCCGGTCTCCTGGGCCAGCTGCTCTCGGATGTGGCGGGTGGGTTTGGGAGTGGCGGCGAAGGCAGCTTTGAGGGTCTCCAGCTGCTTGGCTTTAATGGTGGTGCGGGGCCCCCTCCGCTTGGTGCCCGAGTTCTGCTCCTCGTTCTCGTTGTTGGTGGTCTCCTTGTCCGAGGAGGTCGAGTTGTCCGTCTCCTTGGTGTCGTCCTGCATGGGGTCCTGGAGATCCGGGGACAAACTCCTGTCTGTACATGAGGACACTGTAAAGGAGACccagagaggaaaggagggggaTGGGTGACTTAGAGGAGAGATCGACcccccctctcctctgccctccccagcccacccgGCCTGGCTGCTTTCCAGgagaggggttgggggggtgctggggagcggcaAGGGGTGCAGATCGCCTCTGCTCCCCCGGTACCCCTAAAGCATCATCCCCCCAACATCACGCAGAGGTCCAGGCAAGCAATGCCCGATCCAGCCCTGTGCGCCCTGTCGTGCTGGCCGGGGGGGTGGAGCTGGGGTGAGGGCCATCCCCCAGACCCACCACAGCCGCCGGTGCTCCCCCTCGTCCCCCCCGCCATGTCTTTCGCACCTGGAAGCAGGATCTGCTGCAGGGAAAAACGCAACTGGTTGctctgggggtttggggggggtctccaGTCACTGCCTTGAGCCTGGctcgttccccccccccccgcccccagcacTTCCCCCCTCAGGACCCTGACGCCAGCACCCTCCCCAAGGCCAAGCTCTACTCGCCTCGCTCACAGCAGCGGCCCCACTGACTGGCGtggcaggatccggccccggGTGCTGGACGGAGAGAGAGCCCACGGAAGGGGGTGAGCACAGGCGCCTGgcatggctgggacagcaggagtgggcctgatcctgctgtCCTGACGCAGAGACAGCTTCCAAGGAAGTCAAATGGGAGCTTTGCCTCTGGGTGAAAGGAGGCGAAGGATCAGGCCCGCGGCGCGGGGGGACAGGGCACACTCGCAGGGGGGGCTCCGGGGCGTGGGGGGCTCCAGGGCcaggcgcgggggggggggggaggtccCACGTCCCCACCACCCCACATCCCCGCTGCCGTAGGGGCCGTGAgcggggcaggagctggggggcgtgggggggtgCGGAGCGATGCGGCAGGGCTGCACCTCGGCCACCGCTCATCCCACGCCTGTCCGCGtcctgcgtgtgtgtgtgtgtggcgtATCACAGAGCCTTCCGCCCGGTTCGAAAGCTTTCACCCCAAatgcctccctccccgccccccccccgcccccccccccccccccgcggatTAACcggggggctgggctggctgcgggGTGCAGCCCCTCACCCCGTAAGGCGAAACCTCCGGCCCGGCCGGCGGGAGGTACCGGCAGCGGCCGGGCGCTGCCCGCTCCTGCCTGTGCGAGCGGCAGGGCTGCGTCCGCGGGCTGAGCCGCTCGTACCTGAGTTGAGGCTGCTTTCCTTCAAACTGGGAGAGTTCAAATAATCCTCTTTGCAAACAAATTTGTTTTCGTCTATGATATAGAGTTCCTCGCCCGTGGAGAGCTGTTTGTTGCAGACCATGCAGGTGAAACAGTTCAGGTGAAAGACTTTGTTCCGAGCTTTCCGGACGAGGTCGCTGGGGGAGATGCCTTGGGAACAGCCGGCGCATTTGGTACCAAACCTcctggagagggggagaaaggcGAGAGCTGGGAGCCCCGGCGACGATGGGCTGCGGGGGAGCCTTTATACCgaccctccccccccacccccaaatccgCGGGGAGCTCGATCCTCCAGCATCTCTCGCCGGGAGATTTGGGGGAGCAGGCGATTCGCACCCCCTGCCCCTTTAGGGGCGACGAGGAGGAAGAGAGCCTTCATCCCCACGTCGCTCGCAGGCGCAGGCTGGACTGCAGAGCACtcggggttgggggggggtccccacacggacacacacacgcgcgcatACACACGGGCATCCTCGGCCGGATTGGGCCCCAGAAGGGCCGGAGGGGATTGGggtcggggtggggggcggcggggtgTCCCCTCCGCGCTCCGCGGGAGGGAGATTTCGTTTTAACCAGCGCCCCCCGGGCGGGGAACGGGGGGTGAAGGGATGGGTGTTGAAAATCCCGGGAAGAAAACGGGGCTAATTACGGGCAGAACGGCGGAAAGAACGGAGCGGCGGGTGCGGGGGGCACCGCGCCCCCAGGACAACAACGGGCGGCGCAGGAGGGAGCTCCGCTCCCCGAAGCACCCCGGGGTCCCCAGCCCGGCGCCGGCACCGTCCCGCTCTCGGGGGGAGTGGGTGGAAATTTTTCCTGCTCGGGAAGAGCGCTTTGGAAATCTCCAATTTTCCTTCCCTTCGCTGGAAGGAGAAcggttttttggttttgttttttggttgttgttccccctccccccccccacaggagatgcatttttaaaaaaataaatttcagggAATTCGAATCGGCTGGAAAGAGCtcctaaggagaaaaaaaaacccaaaagcaaaacaacaaaaaaccaaaacaaaaccccacaaaaccctcaagaaccaaccaaaaaaaaaaaaccccgaaaaTTCTCTgaaacccccaaacaaaaacgaaacaagcaaacaaaaaaaaggacagacAAAAGTGCCCCCAAAACCCAGGAGTGGGGGCTGCCGCTGCCGGGTccccgggggggccgggggctgccaggCCCCGCCGTACCCACGCAGGgtcccccccttttttctcgTCCGGTCGCGGCACAACTTctgcctccccctctgctccccgtGACGTTGATGTAGTGAGAGCATTAGGAGTCATAAGTcatcgccccccccccccatcccggCCCCTAATTTCCTCATCGGCACCTTATCGCGGTCATTAGGGGCGTTTAAGGAGCGGCGAAGCTCggcccccccaccgccccccaccGGGGCGAGGTTTTGGCGTCCGTTTTCACCGGGGCCTGAGGTCCCGGGAGGGGGGCGAGGAGCTCCAGGCCTTCCCCGGGCGGGGGACACACGCACGCACGGCCGCCGCCGCGATGCCCACCCGGGCCTGCCGCgacggggcgggcggcggcaccGGCGGAGCGGGGCCCGGTGCTGGTGGAAGCAAGGTCACGGGAAGACGGtgtaaggggggggggggggtgcacAGCATCGGCGCCCCCACGCCGGGCTGCAGCAGCGGCCGTAGCGCAGCCGCCGGCCCCCCGCCAAACctccccggggctcccccggcccggggggCTGCTTTCCCGCCGAGGCGGTGAGGCAGGGTCGGTGCGGCTCCCCggcagggagggatgggtggAGAAGCGGGGAGCCCCCCAAGCTCCCCCAAAGCACCGGGGGAGACCCCAGAGAGGCACGGGGGGGCCGGGCGCGGTATGAACCCCCGCACCCTCCCGTCCCCGTTGgcggtgtgtgtgtgtagggggGGAGACTCACCTGAAAAAGTCATTTTTGCAGTAGAGTTTGCCTTCCCTGGAGAAGCATTTCTCGGTCAGGTTGCACTTGCACTCGCAGCACTGGACGCATTTGATGTGCCATGCCCTGTCCAAGACGTTTAGCAGGAACCGGTCCAAAATCGGCCTCTCGCAGCCCGCACAATGCACCATCATAACCTCCGCCGGGGGATGGAGACGAGCGAAGGAGAAGTCAGCCCCGCCGGCACACGGCGGCGGCTCAAAAatacagggggaaaaataataataataaaaaataaaatataataataaagaaaagaataataataaaatagaatttaacaaaaaatacagaagggaataatgaaaaattcaggggaggggagcggagcggcggTCAagttcttccctctcttctctccagAGCTTCGGCGGcgggagggaaaaaaagatgccccccccccaaaaaaaaaaagaattcaaacCACCCCCgagaaataataatatatatatatataaaaaacaaatttccccccccccctccaggtCCCTCCGGAGCTCCCCGGGAACCGGCGGAGCGGCGGCCGCGCTGCTGGCGGGCTCTGCGGCagcgggcgcggcgggaggggtGCATGAACCCCCCCCCTGCAGCCGGCGGCCCCGGTGCCTCGCTgtgctccgccgccgccgcgccgccacTCTCATGCTGTCCCCATCGCCAGCTTTGTCCCCCGCCTTAGTAATTCGCGCATCCTTATTCAGATTTAGTGACGTCGAGACCCGCGTCGCCCCGGCTGCCACCAATGGGAGGGCGGTAACCATGGCAACCTCTTAATTTATAGCATATCTAAATTGGCTCCAGCCTTGTGCTtggcacagagggaaaaaaacaacgCGCCTCTATTGTTGAGGGTGGCTTGTACCTGTGCCGCGAAGTGAGTATGCACCTGGCTGGGGGGCCAAGGGGGGGCACGCTGcgcctccccaccccctccttttcccaccacttttccttttattttaattgatttcACTTAGGGAAGCtcggggagggggttggggaggTCCCGAGCCGGGCTGGGGGAGAGCATCACCTGTTTTGGGGGTTGCTTTATTatctttaaatttatttatttattttttttgcacgGGTTGGGGGGGAATATGCTTTTGTCTGGAAGAGCAACAAGCGGGAAAAGGAAGTAGGGGGGGATTTtaggggcggggggaggcggggaggggggtgcggggagggcCGGCTTCTTCGTGCAGCGTGGCGGGATGAAAACTTCCCCCGGCAGCGCGCTGCGCGGAGGTATGAgctcccccctcccagccccccctgaCCCCCTCCGGCCCCCCAGCCTTTGTCCCCCGGACCTGCCGCCTTCCCGCCCCGTCCCAGCTCCCCGCTCCCCGCAAGCGGTCCCCGGGGGGCAAAGGGGGCagggggcggcccgggggggtcggggagggaaggggggggtcgGTGGGCCCTGCCTATCTCggacatattttttttctttttaattccagGTGCGGCGGAGCTGTAAGTCGCCGGCTGGCCGTGCGGGAGGGCCCCAGGGCACGATCGGACCTGGCGCTTGGGGtttcggggtggggggggtgaccccgggtgggggggggttcTGTGTGGGGCCGGGAGCCGCTGCCCCAGCCCGCAGCTCCCCGCCggagcggccccgccgccgctccctccGTTACCTCGGGATCTGGGGAGGTGACGGGGAGACCCTGGGGTCCGGCCGTgtagggaggaggaagaaggcgTCAGGGCAGGTGAAGGCCggctcttccttcccctttcccgGCCGTTTGTTCAATCAAAACAtctaaatttatattttaattttttttctctctttttttttcccggGGAAGAAGGGCTCGGTCAAAGCCCGCTCCGGCCCGGCAGCCGCCGAGcatcccgccgccgccgagcaTCCCGCCGCCGGCTGCGCACCGGGGCGCGGAAACGCTCCTGGTATCGtccggaaaaaaaaaaaatcccgcCGCCGCACAAGAGCATCGGCGGGGAAGTGGAGGCGGTTTTGTGTGTGCCCTTGGGTAGGGGTGTTTGTGGCAAGAGCGGGAATCGAAATGAGAAAATACGGAGGGAAGAGAttaggaaaaaggagagagaaggaagagagaaataaagagagaaaaaacgcaggaggaaagggagaaaacgtgtccggaaaaaaaaaaaatacagcgAAGGGGCaatgaaaagagagagaaagggagagagtgaagaaaaagaaattaacgGAAACTctagaagtcccttccaacccctaccattctgtggttctgtgaaaaaaataggaaagaaggAGAGACAGAGGAAAACCGAAATAAAACCgaagaaaaaataagacaagaaaaaagaaggaattagagaaggaataaattaagtaaataaaaaacaaagaaaaataaagaaggtaaaaaaaaagaagactgagaaaatggagagaaaaagaagggaagacgAAAAATGAACggaggaaagaaatagaaagaaataaataacggcgagaatggaaaagaaaggaaacgAAAAAGAAAACGTGAAAGAAAAGCGCCGGAGCGAGAGAACAAGGGAGAGGAGGGacgaaaaagaaaacaaagagagaaggaaaaaaggaagggacgggagaaggaaagaaatacaaaaggcagcaaattaaaaagggaagaaacgGGCAAGAAAGGCGAAGGCAAAGGAGGAGGGAGCGGGCCGCCGGCCGATCGCTCACGTCGTGCTCCTGCGTGGGCTCTGCCCAA
This DNA window, taken from Phalacrocorax carbo chromosome 15, bPhaCar2.1, whole genome shotgun sequence, encodes the following:
- the LHX5 gene encoding LIM/homeobox protein Lhx5, whose translation is MMVHCAGCERPILDRFLLNVLDRAWHIKCVQCCECKCNLTEKCFSREGKLYCKNDFFRRFGTKCAGCSQGISPSDLVRKARNKVFHLNCFTCMVCNKQLSTGEELYIIDENKFVCKEDYLNSPSLKESSLNSVSSCTDRSLSPDLQDPMQDDTKETDNSTSSDKETTNNENEEQNSGTKRRGPRTTIKAKQLETLKAAFAATPKPTRHIREQLAQETGLNMRVIQVWFQNRRSKERRMKQLSALGARRHAFFRSPRRMRPLGGRLDESEMLGSTPYTYYGDYQGDYYGPGGNYDFFPHGPPSQAQSPADSSYLQNSGPGSTPLGPLEPPLSGHHSSENQRYTDMISHPDTPSPEPGMTGSLHPIPGEVFSGGPSPPFSMSSNSGYSGALSHPNPELSEAAVW